One window of Candidatus Anaeroferrophillus wilburensis genomic DNA carries:
- the dapB gene encoding 4-hydroxy-tetrahydrodipicolinate reductase produces MTKIMVSGATGRMGRRIISVIDEHEQATLAGALEFAGNPLVGRDAGEVAGVGALGVAIVGEVEKLPFADADVLIEFTSPEATLAHLELAAGYGVPMVIGTTGITAAERQQIAAFARQVPLVVAPNMSVGVNVLFKVVADVARILGDDFDVEILEAHHRLKKDAPSGTAVRLGEIVAESLGRDIEKVAVYERLGFTGERTREEIGMQTLRAGDIVGDHLVLFGGLGERLEIVHRAHSRDTFARGAVRAALWVSSQAPGLYDMQDVLGLKD; encoded by the coding sequence ATGACAAAGATTATGGTTTCCGGAGCGACGGGCCGCATGGGCCGTCGGATTATTTCAGTGATAGACGAACATGAGCAGGCAACCCTTGCCGGGGCATTGGAATTTGCCGGCAACCCCCTTGTCGGTCGTGATGCCGGGGAGGTGGCGGGGGTTGGCGCATTGGGAGTAGCAATTGTCGGGGAGGTGGAAAAACTGCCGTTTGCCGATGCTGACGTGCTGATCGAATTTACCTCTCCCGAGGCTACCTTGGCTCACCTGGAGCTGGCCGCCGGCTATGGGGTGCCGATGGTTATCGGGACCACCGGCATCACAGCAGCCGAACGGCAGCAGATTGCGGCGTTTGCCCGGCAGGTTCCCCTGGTTGTGGCTCCCAATATGAGCGTTGGGGTTAATGTCCTCTTTAAGGTGGTTGCCGACGTAGCCCGCATTCTTGGGGATGATTTCGATGTGGAAATTCTTGAGGCCCACCACCGGTTGAAAAAGGATGCTCCCAGTGGGACGGCCGTGCGGTTGGGAGAAATTGTTGCTGAATCATTAGGACGTGATATTGAAAAAGTGGCGGTGTATGAGCGCCTGGGATTTACCGGCGAGCGCACCAGGGAAGAGATCGGTATGCAGACGCTTAGAGCCGGGGATATTGTCGGCGATCACCTGGTGCTTTTTGGTGGTTTGGGTGAACGGCTGGAAATTGTTCATCGGGCTCATTCACGGGATACCTTTGCCCGTGGTGCCGTAAGGGCGGCTCTGTGGGTAAGCAGTCAGGCGCCGGGGCTTTATGATATGCAGGATGTCCTGGGGTTGAAGGACTAA